A genomic stretch from Helianthus annuus cultivar XRQ/B chromosome 1, HanXRQr2.0-SUNRISE, whole genome shotgun sequence includes:
- the LOC110943717 gene encoding NF-kappa-B-activating protein has translation MGYPASTVNHPDRRRRNRNDSPEPSPPPDRRNRSSRRSPEHSRYDHDLNRSRNRRSPDYPKSTHQTRSISRSRSPDYSRYDNQTSYRRNHRSPENSRFRTSPNPRVHVDPNRKVNYGERNKQYLDRDRGGYRNGNGDGPESESDEELKGLSYEEYRRLKRQKIRKMLRNCIWNVTPSPPRGDNEFDEDEPEEVVEEKDELDLKAKGGGSSESDSESESGSDDSVSDSDDSRSRRRRKKKSSRSRRRRKRSVSVSDSESDDSEEEDRRKKKNSRSRARRKKSVSVSESESDYSTDDSEEERRKKKKSKRSTKRKSSSRKTSKRKRRSSSRKGTDSDSEESSESDRSKSKRSHRSSSKSSKKRSEKGSESSASDDNSDSANENKSKPKADDLEKTENDSEMLMFKEMMESKKKLALDDEPEVGPMPLPRAEGHISYGGALRPGEGDAIAQYVQQGKRIPRRGEVGLSADEISKFEDLGYVMSGSRHQRMNAIRIRKENQVYSAEDKRALAMFNYEEKAKREQKVMADLQRLVQRHIGEETGPSHDPFGGKATEDPDA, from the coding sequence ATGGGATACCCTGCTTCCACCGTTAACCACCCCGACCGACGGCGTCGCAACCGTAACGACTCACCGGAACCTTCTCCTCCACCCGACCGTCGCAACCGCAGCTCCCGTCGCTCTCCAGAACATTCCAGGTACGATCACGATCTCAATCGTTCACGTAACCGTCGTTCACCTGATTATCCTAAATCAACTCATCAAACTCGTAGTATTAGCCGTAGTCGTAGTCCGGATTATAGCCGTTACGATAATCAAACTAGCTATCGCCGTAATCACCGTTCGCCTGAAAACTCTAGGTTTAGAACAAGCCCTAACCCTAGGGTTCATGTAGATCCGAATAGGAAGGTGAACTATGGAGAACGGAATAAACAGTATCTGGATCGTGACCGTGGTGGTTATCGTAACGGTAACGGTGATGGACCGGAGTCTGAGTCGGATGAGGAGTTGAAAGGATTGAGTTATGAAGAGTATAGGAGGTTGAAAAGGCAGAAAATTAGGAAGATGTTGAGGAATTGTATATGGAATGTTACACCGAGTCCTCCGAGGGGGGATAATGAGTTTGATGAGGATGAACCGGAGGAGGTTGTGGAAGAAAAGGATGAGTTGGATTTGAAGGCGAAGGGCGGTGGTTCGTCGGAGTCTGATTCGGAGTCGGAGTCAGGATCGGATGACTCGGTTTCTGATTCGGATGATTCTAGgtcgaggaggaggaggaagaagaagagttCTAGGTCTAGGCGTAGGAGAAAGAGATCTGTTTCTGTGAGCGACAGTGAGTCGGATGATTCTGAAGAAGAAGACAGACGGAAGAAGAAGAATTCGAGGTCTAGGGCTAGAAGAAAGAAATCGGTATCCGTGAGTGAGAGTGAGTCGGACTATTCGActgatgattctgaagaagaaaggaggaagaagaagaagtcgAAGAGATCTACCAAACGAAAGAGTAGCAGTAGGAAAACTAgtaagagaaagagaagaagtaGTTCAAGAAAAGGTACAGATAGCGATTCTGAAGAAAGTAGCGAGAGTGATAGAAGCAAGTCCAAAAGAAGCCACCGATCTTCCTCAAAATCAAGCAAGAAAAGGAGTGAAAAAGGTAGTGAGAGTTCAGCATCAGACGATAATTCAGATTCTGCAAATGAAAACAAAAGTAAACCAAAGGCGGATGATTTGGAGAAAACAGAAAACGATAGTGAGATGCTCATGTTTAAAGAAATGATGGAGTCAAAAAAGAAGCTTGCATTGGATGATGAACCAGAGGTGGGACCGATGCCGTTACCAAGAGCTGAAGGGCATATTAGCTATGGTGGTGCATTGAGGCCCGGTGAAGGTGATGCTATTGCACAGTACGTGCAGCAAGGGAAACGTATTCCTCGTAGAGGAGAAGTTGGTCTTTCGGCTGATGAGATTAGCAAGTTTGAAGATCTTGGTTATGTTATGAGTGGTAGTAGGCATCAAAGAATGAACGCAATTCGTATTAGGAAAGAAAATCAAGTCTATAGTGCTGAGGATAAGCGGGCTTTAGCCATGTTTAACTATGAAGAAAAAGCAAAGCGTGAACAGAAAGTCATGGCTGACTTGCAGCGGTTGGTACAACGTCACATTGGAGAAGAGACAGGCCCTTCTCATGATCCGTTTGGTGGAAAAGCAACGG
- the LOC110943710 gene encoding 40S ribosomal protein S24-1, translating to MADTKAVTIRTRKFMTNRLLSRKQFVIDVLHPGRPNVSKAELKEKLARMYEVKDPSSIFVFKFRTHFGGGKSTGFGLIYDSVENAKKYEPKYRLIRNGLDTKVEKSRKQLKERKNRAKKIRGVKKTKAGDAAKKKK from the exons ATGGCAGACACTAAGGCAGTGACTATCCGCACAAGGAAGTTTATGACTAACAGACTTCTTTCCAGGAAGCAGttt GTTATTGATGTTCTTCATCCTGGCAGGCCAAATGTTTCTAAG GccgagttgaaagaaaaattagCAAGGATGTATGAAGTCAAAGACCCAAGTTCCATTTTTGTATTCAAGTTTAGAACTCATTTTGGCGGTGGTAAATCGACTGGTTTTGGATTGATCTATGATTCTGTTGAAAATGCAAAGAAATACGAGCCGAAATACAGACTCATCAGG AATGGTTTGGATACCAAGGTTGAGAAGTCAAGGAAGCAGCTGAAGGAAAGAAAGAACAGGGCAAAGAAGATTCGAGGTGTAAAAAAG ACAAAGGCTGGAGATGCTGCCAAGAAGAAGAAGTAA
- the LOC110935133 gene encoding protein FAM135B-like produces MEPYHRYLHTYVSVSGPHLGYLYSSNSLFNSGLWLLKKLKNTRCIHQPTFTDDIDLENTFFYNLSKQKTLESFKNIILLSSPQVAISTHLRVYYLTWVVF; encoded by the exons ATGGAGCCATACCATAGGTACCTGCATACATACGTTTCTGTATCGGGCCCACATTTAGGTTATCTCTACAGTTCCAATTCTCTTTTCAATTCTGGATTATGGCTGTTGAAGAAGCTTAAAAACACCCGTTGCATTCATCAGCCGACTTTCACTGATGACATAGATCTCGAGAATACCTTCTTCTACAATCTATCCAAG CAAAAGACTTTGGAAAGTTTCAAAAACATAATCCTGCTATCATCTCCTCAG GTGGCAATTTCTACTCATTTACGTGTTTATTACTTGACTTGGGTTGTGTTTTAG